One segment of Coffea arabica cultivar ET-39 chromosome 7c, Coffea Arabica ET-39 HiFi, whole genome shotgun sequence DNA contains the following:
- the LOC113699695 gene encoding uncharacterized protein has protein sequence MVNHLSLPTLRHPIPYRLQWLNESGDIKVTKQVVVLFRIGKYGDEVLCDVVPMQTSHILLGRPWQYDKKTTHDGFTNKYSFLHHNKKMILVPLSPQQVHEDQLRLQQEHERELAKKSTNSKAIIKAPVKRTSTPGSSGRMEKRPNLLAKNKEVHKLLLSKQVVYILYCKEVILLSHEVLNDLPSEISSLLQEFEDVFPDEIPSALDENMKICMDSFHLTSFHIPMMVDGAIGLENY, from the coding sequence ATGGTAAATCATCTTTCCTTGCCCACGTTGAGGCACCCTATCCCATACCGCTTGCAATGGCTTAATGAGAGTGGGGATATCAAAGTCACCAAGCAAGTGGTGGTGCTTTTCCGAATTGGGAAGTATGGGGATGAGGTCCTTTGCGACGTCGTTCCCATGCAAACTTCTCACATTTTGTTGGGACGGCCATGGCAATATGACAAGAAAACTACTCATGATGGCTTTACCAACAAGTACTCCTTCTTGCACCACAACAAGAAGATGATACTTGTTCCTCTCAGCCCTCAGCAGGTGCATGAAGATCAACTGCGATTGCAACAGGAGCATGAACGAGAGTTGGCCAAGAAATCAACCAATTCTAAAGCAATCATTAAGGCACCAGTCAAGAGGACATCTACCCCTGGATCATCTGGTCGAATGGAGAAAAGGCCCAACTTGCTTGCCAAGAACAAAGAAGTTCACAAGTTACTTTTGTCTAAGCAAGTTGTCTATATTTTATATTGTAAAGAGGTGATTTTACTTTCTCATGAAGTACTCAATGACTTACCTTCTGAAATCTCCTCTTTAttacaggaatttgaggacGTTTTTCCAGATGAGATCCCCAGTGCTcttgatgagaacatgaagatttgcatgGATTCCTTTCATCTTACAAGTTTTCACATTccaatgatggttgatggtgcaatcgggctcGAGAATTATTGA